From Aptenodytes patagonicus chromosome 1, bAptPat1.pri.cur, whole genome shotgun sequence, one genomic window encodes:
- the IFT57 gene encoding intraflagellar transport protein 57 homolog has translation MADEAAGGGGTRRGAAAWDRDRDRDRDEEGTAAAERGPGAAYHMFMLMEDLLDKLKLLSYEEEALRRHNMRPLSRHYFALPTNPGEQFFMFCTLAAWLITKAGHPFEQPQEYDDPNAIISNVLSELRSFGRPVDFPPSKLKAGYGEQACYVLDCLAEEALKYTGFSWKRPTYPTEELEEEEITEDDAELTLNKLEEDVVEEESDNEENFIDLNVLKAQTYRSDMNDSAKQEEILQSTTDAAEWNLEVERVLPQLKVTVRTDNKDWRIHVDQMHQHKDGIESSLKETRGYIDKLHNEIGRTLEKINSREKYINNQLEHLVQEYRSAQALLSEAKEKYQEGSGGVTERIRVLSEITEVLERVKQETEEKGSSMTDGAPLVKIKQALTKLKQETIQMDIQIGVMEHTLLQSQLKQKSNMTRDMHATMIPEATVGAY, from the exons ATGGCGGACGAGGCCGCGGGCGGCGGAGGGAcacggcgcggggcggcggcgtgggaccgggaccgggaccgggaccgggacgaggaggggacggcggcggcggagcggggcccgggcgCGGCCTATCATATGTTCATGCTGATGGAGGACCTGCTGGACAAGCTGAAGCTGCTGAGCTACGAGGAGGAGGCGCTGCGGCGCCACAACATGCGGCCGCTCTCCAG GCACTACTTTGCACTGCCCACTAATCCTGGTGAGCAGTTCTTTATGTTTTGCACACTTGCTGCTTGGCTGATCACTAAAGCGGGACATCCCTTCGAACAGCCACAAGAATACGATGACCCCAATGCAATAATATCAAATGTACTCTCAGAATTGCGATCATTT GGAAGGCCTGTGGATTTTCCTCCCTCAAAATTAAAGGCAGGTTATGGAGAGCAAGCGTGCTATGTTCTTGATTGTTTAGCTGAAGAAGCCTTGAAATACACTGGCTTCAGCTGGAAAAG GCCAACATATCCAACAGAAGAgctagaagaagaagaaataacagaAGATGATGCAGAATTAACACTTAATAAACTGGAAGAGGATGTTGTG GAAGAAGAGTCAGACAATGAAGAAAATTTTATTGACCTGAATGTTCTAAAGGCACAAACATACAGATCG GACATGAATGACTCTGCAAAGCAAGAAGAGATTTTACAGTCCACAACAGATGCAGCAGAGTGGAATCTGGAAGTGGAACGTGTGCTTCCACAGCTGAAAGTTACGGTCAGGACTGACAATAAG GATTGGAGGATTCATGTAGATCAAATGCATCAGCATAAGGATGGAATCGAATCTTCTCTGAAAGAAACTAGG GGTTACATTGACAAACTCCATAATGAAATCGGCAGAACACTGGAAAAGATCAATAGCAGGGAAAAGTACATCAACAATCAGTTGGAGCACCTGGTTCAAGAGTACCGTTCAGCACAAGCCTTGCTGAGTGAG GCTAAAGAGAAGTACCAGGAGGGAAGTGGAGGAGTAACTGAAAGGATTAGAGTGCTTTCTGAG atTACAGAAGTATTAGAGAGAGTAAAGCAGGAAACGGAAGAGAAAGGAAGCAGTATGACCGATGGTG CTCCTCTAGTGAAGATTAAACAGGCCTTAACAAAACTGAAGCAAGAAACCATTCAGATGGACATACAAATTGGTGTAATGGAGCACACATTACTCCAGtcacagctgaaacaaaaatcCAATATGACTAGAGATATGCATGCAACAATGATTCCAGAAGCCACAGTAGGTGCCTATTAA